In Denticeps clupeoides chromosome 1, fDenClu1.1, whole genome shotgun sequence, a single window of DNA contains:
- the bsdc1 gene encoding BSD domain-containing protein 1, with product MKMAEGEGVWWGGWFQQSFQAVRDKSAEAYEFLKRDLTEFSNVIQHDTTCSIVATASAVRSKLAVEGSSETTEKVKKSLSNILGVITDTLAPPPDKTIDCDVITLVATPTGTTEVYDSTKARLYSLQADPATYCNEPDGPPEQFEAWLSTFNFEEKKPEISELLVQSRSIRALYLKMVPAAVSPSEFWQRYFYKVYQLDQEEARRVALKQRAEQTSHNTESLGWEDEEEDEFLGATSTSRLDFTPPLDESPLIPPVTITPSTPFGPSPSQTVLSPSATSDAGLSVSSDSTSLPTQMEVLSEKPATKEITLKLIEAHEEKNLGESKEADQAVQRSVQAEPGTEDKGQKALHLTTKTEIAKEEVPQDLRVFELNSDSGKSTPSNNGKKGSSTDISEDWEKDFDLDMTEEEVQLALSKLDATGELEDEDWENWE from the exons ATGAAGATGGCTGAAGG GGAAGGAGTCTGGTGGGGAGGCTGGTTTCAGCAAAGCTTCCAGGCTGTCAGAGATAAG TCAGCTGAGGCCTACGAGTTCCTCAAACGCGACTTGACGGAGTTTTCCAACGTGATCCAACATGACACCACCTGCTCCATCGTGGCCACCGCCAGTGCTGTCAGGAGCAAACTTGCG GTTGAAGGCTCATCAGAGACCACAGAGAAGGTGAAGAAAAGCCTCTCAAACATTCTTGGTGTGATCACAGATACCCTTGCTCCGCCACCTGATAAAACCATTGACTGCGATGTCATAACATTGGTAGCGACGCCTACGGGCACCACAGAGGTTTACGACAGCACCAAG gctcGTCTCTATAGTCTTCAAGCTGATCCAGCAACATATTGCAACGAGCCTGATG GTCCTCCAGAGCAGTTTGAAGCTTGGCTGTCCACTTtcaattttgaagaaaaaaagccTGAGATTTCTGAGCTGTTGGTCCAGAGTCGCTCTATACGAGCTCTCTACCTCAAAATG GTGCCAGCAGCAGTGTCACCTTCGGAGTTCTGGCAGCGTTACTTCTACAAAGTCTATCAGCTGGACCAG GAAGAGGCGAGAAGAGTTGCGCTAAAGCAGAGAGCAGAGCAAACTTCACATAATACCGAGAGTCTGGGTTGggaagatgaggaagaag ATGAGTTTCTGGGGGCCACATCTACGTCTCGACTGGATTTCACGCCACCTCTGGATGAGTCCCCGCTGATTCCACCTGTCACAATCACGCCGTCGACCCCCTTCGGCCCTTCTCCCTCACAGACAGTTCTGTCGCCCAGTGCCACCTCTGATGCAGGCCTGTCTGTCAGCAGTGACAGCACTAGCCTCCCCACCCAGATGGAGGTCCTGTCAGAGAAGCCTGCCACCAAGGAGATCACCCTGAAACTGATTGAAGCTCACGAGGAGAAGAACCTAGGAGAGAGCAAAGAAGCTGACCAAGCTGTCCAGAGATCAGTTCAGGCCGAGCCCGGCACTGAGGACAAGGGGCAAAAAGCACTGCACCTCACAACCAAGACAGAAATAGCCAAAGAGGAGGTACCCCAGGACCTGAGGGTGTTTGAGCTGAACTCAGACAGTGGGAAGTCCACCCCCTCCAACAATGGCAAAAAAG gctccAGCACAGACATTAGTGAGGACTGGGAGAAGGACTTTGACCTGGACATGACTGAGGAGGAGGTCCAACTTGCTTTGTCCAAGCTTGATGCCACAGGGGAG CTGGAGGATGAGGACTGGGAGAACTGGGAATGA
- the olig4 gene encoding oligodendrocyte transcription factor 4 yields MDSDAGSNSSRSSSPDLVVDSAVSSFFCNKKFQGYCSDELSRGRQSGTSGTSTGPGNKNKSRVELSKDDLQDLRLKVNSRERKRMHDLNQAMDGLREVMPYAQGPSVRKLSKISTLLLARNYILMLSSSLEEMRKLVGEVYGAGGVQGHAARCAISAPTTAVPPPPPAAPQISLLPLHQTLHSLVGSGAAVSASTLHHPSVPPVQAPHSPPSAGYLGFHAPPVPSLLKDPLHLSSSYRHFPGMPCPCSLCKPHPASTTSLHSLALSK; encoded by the coding sequence ATGGATTCTGATGCTGGCTCCAATAGCAGTCGCTCCTCTTCCCCTGACCTGGTGGTGGACTCTGCAGTGAGCAGCTTCTTCTGTAACAAAAAGTTCCAGGGGTACTGCAGTGACGAGCTGTCCAGGGGTCGGCAGTCTGGGACCTCTGGCACCTCTACAGGCCCTGGAAACAAGAACAAGAGTCGGGTGGAGCTTTCCAAGGATGACCTGCAGGACCTGCGTCTGAAAGTGAACAGCCGGGAGAGGAAGCGCATGCATGACCTGAACCAAGCCATGGACGGTCTCCGCGAGGTCATGCCCTACGCCCAGGGACCCTCTGTCCGTAAGCTCTCCAAGATCTCCACCCTGCTGCTTGCACGTAACTACATCCTGATGCTGTCCAGCTCCCTGGAGGAGATGAGGAAGCTGGTGGGGGAGGTTTATGGGGCCGGTGGAGTCCAGGGCCATGCAGCTCGGTGCGCCATTTCTGCTCCCACCACAGCCGTGCCTCCACCTCCTCCGGCAGCCCCCCAGATTTCCTTGCTCCCCCTGCACCAGACCCTTCATTCTCTGGTGGGCAGCGGTGCAGCAGTGTCAGCATCCACCCTCCACCACCCGTCGGTGCCTCCAGTACAGGCTCCGCACTCCCCTCCATCAGCTGGGTACCTGGGGTTCCACGCGCCACCCGTCCCCAGCCTGCTGAAGGACCCGCTGCACCTATCCAGCTCCTACAGGCACTTCCCTGGCATGCCCTGTCCCTGCTCGCTGTGCAAGCCTCACCCCGCCTCCACAACCAGCCTTCACAGCCTCGCCCTGAGCAAGTGA